A window from Cyanobacteria bacterium FACHB-DQ100 encodes these proteins:
- a CDS encoding IS1 family transposase — MQCPECQSTHIRKNGKRKGKQNHI, encoded by the coding sequence ATGCAGTGCCCTGAATGCCAATCCACTCATATTCGCAAGAATGGAAAACGCAAAGGCAAGCAAAATCATATTTG